The genomic segment GCTCCACCGCTAGGTCCGCCATTGAGATAGTGTCAACAGCTTCGTCATCAACCACTCCCGGTAAAACATCCGAAGCAACAGAAAGAGGGACCAAAACCTCATCAACCAAAGAGCTCAAGAGCTGAGGTTCCGCTTGactctttaattttcttttaaccACACGAGGTGGCTTTTGAACAGATAAAAAATCACCATGGGATCCCGTATGGGTACCAGCTTTGCGTCCCCGGCGACTACGAGAAGCAGCGACAACTCCAAAAGAAGCAGGGAGTATACATCTCTTACTTCCAGCGGCATAGGAAGGAGGAGAAAGAGAGTTGGTCTGTGCTGTAGAACCAAAAATGACTGCACTGTTTGACTTCTCGATGGGGGTAGTCTCATGCACGTAAGAGTGTTCTTCATGCAAGCTACTAGCACGTGAGGAAGGGTCCCCATTCAAGTCCAAAACAACATCACTATTATTTAGTGAATTAATGATAGGTACATCATCTGTCTTCTCAATGGGATTAGACCCATGCATATAGGATTCCTCCCCATGCAAATTAATATTACGTGAGGAAGTGTCCCCACTCAAGTCCAACACAACATCATTATTTTTTAAAGGATTAAAAGCCAAAGGAAGACTTTCAACAGTAGGGTCCACACTATTGACGGTAGAAGCAATCAAACTTTTGCCAATATTTAGAGATTTAATACCCGAGCAAATTGAAGGACATAAAGGAGGAGAATCTTCAGGAATTACTTCTTTAAGAGCCACACAATCAGCATTATTCCCATTAATATTATCTTTTTCAGTAATAGATTTTTTGCCACAGTCAATCACGAGTACACTATCCTCATTAATAACAATTCCATTAGAAAGAGAAGAATTCGGGATAGCTGCAACTTTGACAACAGGTTCTGAAACCATTGTCTTCCCCTTCCCTGAGTGCTGGCGTAAATCAGGGCGTGGCGAGTGCACGTTACCAGTCGAAATTTTTTCCTTCTAAACCGGATCAACAGCAGCCCTTGCCGTCACACCATTGGGCTCCGAACTAGAACCACGATTAGCAACCACACGAGAACATTTTACAGGGGCATAATTTTTCACAGAGGGCAAGGCTTTGATCCATTCTCCATACTTAAAGCAAGGTTTCCCATTCACACTAAAAACCTTAGCTTTACATTCTCTAATCAGGTGCCCAATAATTCCACAATTAAAACAAAGATCTGGGAGGTGTTCAAATTTCAAAGCAACGAGACTTTTATCCATACCAGAGATTAAACCAACCTTTACGGCACGGGGAAGGGGCTTAGTAATGTCAATGGAAATCCGTACTCGGAGAAAACGACCCAGATGATCACCAAAAGAACCAGTCGCCACCTCAATCACAGGGCCAATGAGCGCACCAACTTCGTATCCAACCTCAGTCAAAAGACAACAAATCGGTAAGTTGTGCAACTGAATCCAGAAAGAAACCTAATTAAAACACAGATCCGAGTAGTTACCAATCCCGGTTGGTTCAGCCAAAACCAACAAGGAGTGCTCCACTATCCACGGTCCGCCTCTAAGAACACGAAGACGATCGTCGTCAAGAACGAACTTAAAGAGAAACAGATTAGGCTTGACAAGATCAACCTCAAAAGTCCCCTTTAACTTCCACATATTATTAGTTGAAATCAAAACAGCCTCACGGGGTATATTACGTGCTGAAATGATACATCCAACAAGAGAACGAGCGACCTTCTCTAACCCCTTAGAGATAACGTTCACATCAAGATCACCTTGAATAGTTTCATCAGAAATATCAACATCTAAAGCATATTGAAGCGCGGCTAACTCATCGGAATCCATAACGAAACACGACCAAGAGACCACAATCACCACTTCGAACTCAAACACTAACGGTGACAGAACTTCAAAGGAGAAGAAGGACAACCAAGAGAGAGAGCGAAAACTTTCAAACCATATGAGTAAAATATTATGGACTGGATTCACTCCTTCTTTGTCATCAATttattaagatattgattttaagaCTATGAGGGAAAAAATAAagggaaataaaataaaaatatgaatttGAGATGAAAAGTAGAAGTGAACGTATATCTAAAATTCTATTTATTAAGATATATATAGCTTTATACATATGGCatttctaattattattattaatgtatgtagtgttattaatatttaatttaattttcacCATTACATCGTGTTGATTAGTTATTTTGCTAACAACTAATTATGAaaagcttaaagaaaacaaaggtTGAGACGAGGGGTTTTATGTGGATCAGGTTATAAATGAACCTTAGTCCACGAGCCACTTGTATTATAATGAGAAAGCTTGGAGGTATTAAGCTTTCATAGAGGTTTCATGCAACATTTTAGCAATGCTCTGAATACAAAATGTTTGACATCCTTTATAATatgtgccctagccctatttatagatgacAGATGGCAATTAACTTCACTAAAGAGAATTTATTACAATCATTCTCCCTTAATGGAGACTTAAACacataataaatgataaattccAATAGTCAATGTGCTGGTGGGTCCCTGCGTATCTCAGTGGGCCCAATAAGAGGTACCAACCAACTATTTTATGGGGCAACACGCTCCTGACAGTGTTAGGTGGGTAGCTGTACGATCTCCCATGTCAGAAAATGTCATGAGACATCCTACTTGTCGCTTGTACGGAATCGATGCCACGATTCGTACAATAGTGGATGTCAAATGGTTGCTTGTGGTCCAGGGTCACTATGCTTGACACCTGGCAAGTGTCCTCCACACTTGGAGAATAGATCTTGAAAACCTGAAAGACTTAAGGGTATGAGATGGTCATGTACCAAGACTTGGAACGACATCCTGGAATATGGTCCTCGAGAGGGAGCATTCCCACGAGGACACAGACCTCCGGTGGTGGTGAATTATGATTCAAGGCTAGGCTTTCCTCCCGTGGAGCTCGAGACAAGCTCCAAGACTTAATAAACTCTTATGAGGATGAAATTACTCCATAATGTGTGCCATGTATGGCATTATGTAAACacgtacaacattttccccccaagtctttACTCGTACTCGGACAGTGGAGTTTTCTCGATCTAAGTAATAGCATGGGCTGTACTCGGGTTGTGACGCTTGGAAATCCCCAAGGCTTGACACCTCTAAAAAGGTGACGCCACATGTCGACTCCGTATTGTTGGGTCCACCAATCGATGTCATTTAATGAGGGGTCTTTTTCGTTCCCAAGACGTCTATTTCGTACCCAGACGTCCTTTCACATTTTTTATCATGATCTGCGCCTTGGAAACCGAGACTGTTGGATCACACTTGAGTTCCTACTCCCTAGGTAATCAACGATCAGGGTTAAGTTACTTATCATCCACGCTCAAGGGTATATATTCAAACCTTACCCCCATATACTTTTCAGTACTTTCCTTCAAATTTTCCCACTCTTAGAGCTCTAAAAACTCTCGTTTCACTAAGAACACTGTTGCTCTCAGTGACTTTCTTCGTTCGTTGATCCTGGAACATTTGAGGAGGAAGAGATATTTATGGGTCAATTAAACTCGATATTTCCACGTTAGCATAAGGCCCAGCACCTATCAGTGCTTCATGTAGAGTAAGTAATCCTTGATCACTTTTCTTTGTTCATATGTTTTTACTCATATATtggatttttttgggttttgtttAGGCTAGTGAAACGATTGGGGTTTATAGGTTAAATTTACCTTTTTTCACCTAGCTTTGGACTTTATTAGCGGTCATTTGCATTTTTTTCATTATTCGACATTCAACTGGTTTTTGGGAAATTTCCAGAATCCGGTGATGTTCGAGTTTTTCCGGGAGCTGTTTTAGGGTTACAGGGACACTCATTttcttagaaaaaaaaattctccttcTCCACTTCTAAAGCAGTTGTCTTAGGGAACTCTAGTGTTTTTGGCCATTTTCCTTGGGTCAAAGCGCCaactgcttggtttttgtttTCAGATGTCCGATGAACTCCGTGACTTGCACCAGCAAGGATTCTACGTGTTTGACCAGGAATTACTCACCATTGCCCGAGAAGGAGGTAGGTAGGTGGAGGGCAGGCGCATCGACATAGGAGTAGGCTAGAGAATTAGTAGTAAGGGAAGTCGCTCCAGTGGTGGAGAGGCCATTGCGAGGCGACAACCCCTTCCCCGAAGAGGAGGCAATCTGGGCCCCGTTACCTCACCCTAGTAAAAAATACACAACCTTAGGATTCAAGTTGGAGCAACTTTCGAGCAAGCTAAAACATCCCGGGGCCATGGAGCACATAATAAAGCACTATGGGATTGAAGACGGATGCCTTGTCCACCTTTGTCAAGAAACAGATAGAACGCATTAGAGTGTGATAGACCTCGGGCCTGAGCCAGTCGCACCTCCAAGTGGGAGTAACACTGCCTCTACACCAATATTTCGTGAACTTCAGGAAGTTCATAGGTATTCCTCCTTTCAAATTGTCCCCCAACAGCTACAGGGTCCTTACGGGCTTGTACGTCTTGTACCGGAGGAAAGACTGTGCCCGAGCCTTCTCCAACATAAATCTTCTATTTGTACAATTTTCAGCCTACCCTAAGAAGAAATAGGGTGATCTCATTAGGCTTTACACCCTGATGAAGTACACCCACATGACGTATAAGGATCCACATCTCAACGAGAGCCATGCGCGGGATTATGAAGATCATTTTTTGTTCACAAATGGTTTCCTAACGCGGACCAACCCAGCCCTTCTACTGGAGTTCTCCAGGgttggtaagtatttttccaCCTTCCGAGTTTTGTTCCTTGTAGGTTGCAGATTTTTTGTACTTAGTTATTTTTTCTCTGTTAGGTCCCTTCCATCCCACTCAATGGCAGACCCAGGAATTAGTTGAAGGGGgcgtaatttaaaaaataataataataatataatatgctAAAAAGTTAATTAAAATTATGGAGACTACTTTTCTGAATATTGATTATCAAGAAATCCCAATTATTACTTAAAAAAAAGTACACCCTTGTCATATAATCTTAGCACAATAAATCAAATTTTCAGCTCATACATTTAAAGTTGTCGTCGACAAGATTTCATGTGTTTGAAAATAATGGATGATTGGCTCATTATCAATAGCATTGAATACATCCTTCTCAAGATACACAGTCGGGATATCATTCAACCATTGGTCTCCCATTTTGTTGCGCATTTGATTCTTCACAACGTTCATTGCAGAGAATGCTCTTTCTACCAAAGTTGTTGCAACTGGAAGCATTAATGGGAATTTAATAAGCAAATAAACCAGATATACCTCATCCTTTCTTGTCTCAACTACTTTCATAGAAAGATCAAACATCCCTTTCAAATATGAAAACTTGACATAAGAGCACATATCATCAATATAGATTTGAAGGCTATATTGTAGTACCTTTATATCCAACTTAGAAAAATCACATGGATAAAGTTGAGCAACACAGATTAACTTTCCCTTGTCAAAACCAAAAAATTAATTAGCTGGAGATAAGCATGCTAACAAAGTAGCAACTTAGTATTAGCCTCATTAAAGTGACTATTTAGCTCTTGTAGCTGTAAATCTATCATGGTATTCAAAAAATAAATACAGAAGTAGTGAAAATTTGTAAGATTTGGAGCCTTGCACCGTGATTTCTCTTGAGGACAACACATATGATTCATATCAAGAACATCAATATTGAACTCCATACAAAAATTACCAACTTCTTCCACTAAAGAATCCCAGCCTTTGTCTCTCATCATTTCTAGTTGTTTCTTGCATATTTTAACCAAATCCATGACATTCACAATATCTTGATCACCTTTTTGTAAGACCTGTGACAACTAATTTGTGATCCCAAGAATATTCTCCACCAAAGGCAAGCTAAAGAAAAATCATATGTTTGCACCATCTGTAACATAATAGATTCTTCATATTTTTTCTCACTATTAAATCTATCATTTGTAATTTCCTCATGCACATCAATAATAGACGAAAACATGATAGTAAAGCTTACGAAATTACCTAAGTGTGATCCCCAATATGTATCACATGGAAACTTAATTCCACTTTCTTGATTTTGGCTTCTTCCACTCAAAACTTCACCACCTTTAAAGGCTTCGATGACAttgacaactttttttttttttgaagaatgtCATGATGCATAGATGAGGCTCCAACATTCACCACATTAGACACTACGGTGAGAAAAGTACctattgttgacggtaagaactcgtcaacgattgatggttagaaaacttcaatctctatactataaaAAGCTATGagttagatagaaagaactctaaacaacaggagaaaaatcaggcaagcatgagaaccagaagcatatatttcataagtctcgtttttacattcagttttccaaccccttagcctgaggggttggagcctatttataggggaggctctattggcccaggatacaaacaagtcccagaccactgggacgtacataggtactctgataaagtagtggctcagggcgtagtggtgtctaccctgatggtgtcagagtcgtggccttggacatagtactgtcggctctggcgtatggtcgagggtgtccaagtggtaccactacgcttcgtacaggtccgtaccgccactactcctcagacgcagatcatagggtcgtgcctctgttctttccataatcgtacaccccgtgtcagcgcacgtgttccgtactcggttgtcctcatcaattcccgttcaatgctccatgttcgttagacatgtcaacaagattcccccaagtgatctcgtgcctatgccaaggaggcttcaacctatgcacgtcctgagaagtcaaggtgtcaagggtcagggccggcttatgtgggtcacatggacacgagacTCGCAGCATGgacgccgtggcaaggccacaccctcgcatagcgagggtacctcgcgtagcgagggtacctcgcgtagcgaggctggtccTTTTCCTCCAGGCGTAGGCATGGCTCAGGACACGGGCATCgtaacaaggcagcaccctcgcatagcgagggtccctcgcatagcgaggctgcctttccttcccccgggtgcagcgtcgcgaggctaggggcatggatgccaccacgaagcctcaccctcgcataacgagggtgcctcgtgtagcgaggctgaccttcttctcctgagtgtagacgaggcttgatgcctgctggaatgtgGCGCACGCGGATgaccagctggggaccctcgcatagcgagggtgaagtttggattggcaagtggccgaagtccctcgcctagtgagggtgactctcttaccccaactccctcaccatcgtgtgatgccctttcaggatgtctcgtagtatagagcttcactcgtgaatagaattcgcaaggaaaaaattccacatttacacttcccctcgagtctataagtacacttttaagtgtgtttgtagactctctctatttttcttgcttgacacgcacggccagccttgggggacttagccttagaaatttttccaacgtcgctcgaagaagcccgaagtgtggcttggagttgtgtttcttctTAGTGTTTGAAGAAACACAATAGCCACCTAATACTTGGGGGCTCCACGTAAGTTCCTAAGGTTGCGTAAGGACTAATCATCCTCAATCGCGGAACCCAAGTTTCGAAGCCACTTGTCCACACCAAGATCTGCGTAGCCTAGtggcatgctctccaacttattttcacgagttcaagggttctatcctcctccaaagcTCTTGAGGTGCTCTAGTAGATCCCTCTTATTGCTGTTGTTCGTGGATCACATATCTTTCTttgatctgatggcgataatctttccagtgcaccttgattatacttgtaaggacacattaacccgttgggctgttggggtccttttatattcattgcgcgcgcttgttattttttgcgagaagcgtccttctcgtccttatacatagtactattttttccaagggtcacttgtaagaccctttttggctagccggcttaatggccgatctagacttattgggcgattccctccttacggcctcacctcttggggtgtcggcctttagttagaggtcatccttttagaccgttcctttgatattcataagggtagctaatccttttgaatataagagagatttattttttttttgttgctcatgcctcctgtcctaccccccaagtgcttggtgagatttaattcagcaggcagtttggttgatgctcgcatgaaaaagaaaaaaatcacatgtgaagttgtgaacattttcatttatagtaATCAGATTACAACGACATGCATATAGAGGGCTTACATTTACTTGGGGGTtatgtaggtaacctctttgattctcgtctactgagATAGCCTATCCTGCGACAAACTAAACACATCTACTGCCTGTGTTGGGAGTGGAAGTCTTACGAGTAGTatttcctcaggtgttccgcgcCATTTGACCCTTCATTGGTTGGGGGCTGTGCAGGGGACTCGCCcattcccgcctttaagttcgcgtgaccatcctctacacgaatatacttctgcgctctctcgtagaagtcatctagatctgtgacttccctcttgagcatattatcccacaacttgcttcccggaagcaccccggcggtgatggccatttttaactctctgcgggtcaggctccccactttggctgcttccatattgaacctatggatatagttttttaggctctcattttcgccctgttttacattggctagGCTAGTCCCTGGCATTGTCtaatcacgcacggcatgatgctgctggagaaattcgtctgaaaattgttgccaagacctgacggaccccggtcgaagtctcttaaaccatttgtatgcaggccctttcaacgtgactgcgaaacagtggcatctagccccgctacttatccccctcagcttcattaagtcattgaatgcgtctagatggtacttggggtcggtgcttccttcatacggggtcatatgaggctccttgaagttggctgggagtcgaatggcttggatctctttggtgaaaggcgattcatagtcgaactcttcctcaaggctttgccctccagacacggtgacaatcttactccgcaggctcttcatctccgtatcgaggtcttgcctcctcttcttcagggagtccctcaacatggacgggttgacatcttcctttcctttgccgtcccgggggacagtaggaggggtagttctCTTATTCACCCTCTTCTTGCTGAGCTCCTCTCGTAGGtctgagggcgtcctctttgaggtgacctcgacgtcgttgcgagagccaccattgttcccttgctttggctcctggggtggcctcgatggtctaggatgctcttgtggcttttccctggg from the Humulus lupulus chromosome X, drHumLupu1.1, whole genome shotgun sequence genome contains:
- the LOC133806190 gene encoding uncharacterized protein LOC133806190, with translation MDLVKICKKQLEMMRDKGWDSLVEEVDLQLQELNSHFNEANTKLLLWMFDLSMKVVETRKDEVYLVYLLIKFPLMLPVATTLVERAFSAMNVVKNQMRNKMGDQWLNDIPTVYLEKDVFNAIDNEPIIHYFQTHEILSTTTLNV